In Penaeus monodon isolate SGIC_2016 chromosome 43, NSTDA_Pmon_1, whole genome shotgun sequence, one DNA window encodes the following:
- the LOC119568200 gene encoding uncharacterized protein LOC119568200: MRRGRGGSIQSLFQSQKVEPATVMQEMQSQSNNKSQAREVPIPQIPDAKEGPWQESPDKWAKSIWDESPTKQELWQESPRKQDTCQVSHSKEGTPNVSQDVWGELPSQQNLWQGSPMHHSKWQQARPQVQLQNSTNRQDSLPNINTMKSADMKMQKRFEDAGKFFASMTISTTSSRGETHNPFACKTTFGMMDGNKQGQRQSEDLRASSTAFDKVSSPVNPASHGTKSKLDMNSCICNRPKRRIWCRKCGGLILGRINIVCQKHTQVMYLSDHRNCWSCKASLEHLTELDDDVVFPGAKSKQAPMRKNRVASRQE; encoded by the exons ATGCGTAGAGGCAGAGGTGGAAGTATTCAG AGCCTGTTCCAGTCACAGAAAGTAGAACCTGCAACTGTAATGCAGGAAATGCAGTCACAATCCAACAACAAAAGCCAGGCCAGGGAAGTGCCAATACCGCAGATACCAGATGCCAAGGAAGGCCCATGGCAGGAGTCACCTGACAAATGGGCTAAAAGTATTTGGGATGAGTCTCCTACTAAGCAAGAGTTATGGCAAGAGTCTCCCAGAAAGCAAGATACATGCCAAGTGTCACACAGCAAGGAGGGTACACCCAATGTCTCTCAGGATGTATGGGGAGAATTGCCTAGTCAGCAGAATTTGTGGCAGGGCTCACCAATGCATCACAGCAAGTGGCAGCAGGCTAGACCTCAAGTACAGTTGCAGAATTCAACAAATAGGCAAGATAGTCTTCCAAATATCAACACCATGAAATCAGCAGATATGAAAATGCAGAAACGGTTTGAAGATGCAGGCAAGTTCTTCGCATCCATGACTATCTCAACGACCAGTAGTCGAGGAGAGACACACAATCCATTTGCATGCAAGACCACTTTTGGAATGATGGATGGCAACAAACAAGGTCAAAGGCAAAGCGAGGATCTTCGAGCTTCTTCTACAGCATTTGATAAAGTGTCCTCTCCAGTGAATCCTGCTTCCCATGGTACAAAGTCTAAACTGGATATG AATTCCTGCATTTGTAATCGTCCTAAGAGAAGAATTTGGTGTAGGAAGTGTGGCGGCCTGATACTGGGCCGCATAAACATAGTTTGCCAGAAACATACACAG GTGATGTATTTATCAGACCACAGAAATTGTTGGAGTTGCAAAGCCTCGCTCGAACACCTGACGGAACTGGATGACGATGTGGTCTTTCCGGGAGCCAAGTCAAAACAGGCTCCCATGCGCAAGAATCGCGTCGCCAGCCGGCAGGAGTAA